A genomic stretch from Helianthus annuus cultivar XRQ/B chromosome 1, HanXRQr2.0-SUNRISE, whole genome shotgun sequence includes:
- the LOC110875887 gene encoding pentatricopeptide repeat-containing protein At4g02750, with protein MIIPVIHVKNARFHLRFLCSNANSLFQSNTKITRCFRNGDIKAALHVFDEMPVKNIVTWNCMISGFVKNGMVFDARKVFDEMPNRNVVSWTAMLDGYAKCGRLDESRALFDAMTDKNVVCWNAMLSGYVTNGRMDEARSLFDEILVKNSVTWATVIEGWFRQGRVDEARNLFDDCPFDDVLVNNTMLVGYAEMGDLESLWTLFGTMRERDVASWTTVIRCFTKSGKMVMARKLFDDMPAKDVIVWTVMIQGYVKNNQIEDARKLFDEMPNRDIVVWNSIMSGYVKNKNLEQALELFNKMPKRNIVSWNTILQGYVQEHDMLNARIFFNKIPVKDQTTWNIMICGFQSGEAFDLYYQMLQTRIKPDQVTFTGLISVCGSLAVHGWGKAMHSCAIKYAYVNDSTVVSSLISMYSKCGFMDDATIIFETTIKKDTVLWNAMIAAHSYHGSALNALKLFSSMTESGYRPDHLTFLGLLTGCAHSGMVKESWECFKSMEKNWKIHPTAEHYACMIDILGRSGMLTEAYELVKQLPVELPSYTWETLLSCCRVHENFELGELVGRKLVGTRDLNAGIGVLRSNIYAARGMWDDAANVRTLLAHRGVRKDVACSWIELKGRVFRFVYNDRSHSELEELHKMLESLSAAMEIYG; from the coding sequence atgaTTATTCCAGTCATTCATGTCAAGAACGCACGCTTTCATCTCCGTTTTCTGTGTTCCAATGCCAATTCTTTGTTCCAAAGTAACACAAAAATCACTAGGTGCTTCAGAAATGGTGACATTAAAGCTGCACTccatgtgtttgatgaaatgccagTAAAGAATATTGTCACATGGAACTGTATGATATCTGGGTTTGTTAAAAATGGGATGGTTTTTGATGCccgcaaggtgtttgatgaaatgccgaACAGAAACGTTGTGTCTTGGACTGCAATGTTGGATGGGTATGCTAAGTGTGGGAGATTGGATGAGTCCAGAGCTTTGTTTGATGCTATGACTGATAAGAATGTGGTGTGTTGGAATGCTATGCTTTCTGGGTATGTGACGAACGGGCGAATGGATGAAGCGAGAAGCTTGTTTGACGAGATTCTTGTGAAGAATTCGGTAACGTGGGCTACGGTTATTGAAGGGTGGTTTCGCCAGGGGCGTGTAGATGAAGCGAGAAACTTATTTGATGATTGCCCTTTTGATGATGTTTTAGTTAATAATACGATGTTGGTCGGTTATGCTGAGATGGGAGATCTCGAATCGTTGTGGACATTATTTGGTACGATGCGTGAGCGTGATGTGGCATCGTGGACGACTGTCATACGTTGTTTTACAAAATCTGGGAAGATGGTGATGGCCCGGAAGTTGTTTGATGATATGCCTGCAAAAGATGTAATCGTGTGGACCGTAATGATTCAAGGTTATGTAAAAAATAACCAGATCGAAGATGCGCGTAaactgtttgatgaaatgcctaaccGAGATATAGTTGTGTGGAACTCGATCATGAGTGGGTACGTTAAAAACAAGAATTTAGAACAAGCTCTTGAGCTTTTTAATAAGATGCCAAAGCGCAATATAGTGTCGTGGAACACGATTCTTCAAGGGTATGTTCAGGAACACGATATGCTAAATGCTCGAATCTTTTTCAACAAGATTCCCGTTAAAGATCAAACCACTTGGAACATAATGATTTGTGGGTTTCAGAGTGGTGAGGCTTTCGATCTTTACTACCAAATGCTGCAGACCAGAATCAAACCCGATCAAGTGACGTTCACCGGTTTAATATCCGTTTGCGGGTCACTTGCTGTACATGGTTGGGGGAAAGCAATGCACTCATGTGCGATCAAATACGCGTACGTCAACGATTCGACGGTTGTTAGTTCATTAATATCGATGTACTCCAAATGCGGTTTTATGGACGATGCTACAATAATCTTCGAGACAACGATAAAAAAGGATACCGTTTTATGGAACGCGATGATTGCGGCACATTCGTATCACGGGTCGGCTTTAAACGCGCTAAAACTATTCTCTTCCATGACCGAATCCGGATATCGACCCGACCATTTAACGTTTCTAGGTTTATTAACCGGCTGTGCTCATTCAGGTATGGTCAAAGAGAGCTGGGAATGCTTCAAATCAATGGAAAAAAACTGGAAAATACATCCGACGGCTGAACATTACGCATGCATGATTGACATTCTCGGTAGAAGCGGGATGTTAACCGAAGCGTATGAATTGGTTAAACAGTTGCCGGTTGAGCTTCCGTCATATACATGGGAAACATTGTTGAGTTGTTGTCGGGTCCATGAGAATTTTGAGTTGGGTGAATTGGTGGGACGAAAGCTTGTTGGTACTCGCGATTTGAATGCGGGCATTGGTGTGCTTCGTTCGAACATTTATGCTGCAAGAGGTATGTGGGATGATGCGGCTAATGTTAGAACGTTGTTGGCACATCGCGGCGTAAGAAAAGATGTCGCGTGTAGTTGGATTGAGTTGAAGGGTCGGGTTTTTCGGTTTGTTTATAATGATAGATCTCATAGCGAATTGGAGGAGTTGCACAAAATGTTGGAGAGCCTGTCTGCTGCAATGGAGATTTATGGGTAA
- the LOC118492261 gene encoding F-box/kelch-repeat protein SKIP25-like: MICSLKKSTDTNDGQTTVDPKDEPQLLPGLPNHLAHLVLSTVRPSLLSAVCRRWRHLIYTRHFPPFLSLYAIVASSNSYSNTNSSNDDNNSNGQSRLSDSIDFFAFDPISSKWTTLPPPNVDPPLRLLHRHPSFISRTLTIQSLTVAGCLVLIAATGHNFLPALSHPLVFDPLTAEWCLGPPLTYPRRWCAAGCFRDTLYVASGIGAHYRGDVARMVEKWDVKRSHCDKLSDLRDEWRWEEVAGLKDGRFSREAVEAVGYKGKICMVNVKGNNAGKEGVVYNIEENRWEKMSTGMVSGWNGAVGVAEEEVMYVVDEENGGVRKYDDESDCWQEVIQGSDLLKGAEKMAVGGGKICVVTGGGGRITVVDVVAEPVRMWVVDPPRPESEVISVHIMRRPCNNRL, translated from the exons ATGATATGTTCTTTGAAAAAGTCAACAGACACCAACGACGGTCAAACCACCGTAGACCCCAAAGACGAGCCCCAACTCCTGCCAGGCTTGCCCAACCACCTGGCCCACCTAGTCCTTTCCACCGTCCGCCCCTCTCTCCTCTCCGCCGTCTGCCGCCGATGGCGCCACCTCATCTACACCCGTCACTTCCCACCCTTTTTGTCTCTTTATGCCATCGTCGCCAGCAGTAATAGTTATAGCAATACTAATAGTAGTAATGATGATAATAATAGTAATGGCCAATCACGCCTATCGGATTCCATTGATTTCTTCGCCTTTGATCCCATCTCCTCCAAGTGGACAACCTTACCACCTCCGAATGTCGATCCGCCACTCCGCCTCCTCCACCGCCACCCATCGTTCATATCCCGAACCCTCACCATACAATCGTTGACGGTTGCTGGGTGCCTTGTGCTCATTGCAGCCACCGGTCACAACTTCCTCCCCGCGCTATCCCACCCGCTCGTTTTCGACCCTTTGACCGCGGAATGGTGTCTAGGTCCTCCGCTCACTTATCCGCGTCGGTGGTGCGCTGCCGGGTGTTTTCGCGACACCTTGTATGTGGCTAGCGGTATTGGCGCCCACTACCGCGGTGATGTAGCGCGGATGGTCGAGAAATGGGACGTGAAGAGGTCACACTGCGACAAGTTATCGGATT TGAGAGACGAGTGGCGGTGGGAGGAGGTGGCGGGTCTAAAAGACGGAAGGTTCAGCCGAGAAGCGGTTGAGGCGGTCGGGTACAAAGGAAAAATATGCATGGTGAATGTGAAGGGCAACAATGCAGGGAAAGAAGGTGTAGTTTACAACATTGAGGAAAACCGGTGGGAGAAAATGTCGACGGGGATGGTTTCGGGGTGGAACGGGGCGGTAGGCGTGGCGGAGGAGGAGGTGATGTATGTGGTGGATGAAGAGAATGGTGGTGTGAGGAAATATGATGATGAAAGTGATTGTTGGCAAGAGGTTATTCAAGGGTCGGATCTTTTGAAAGGGGCCGAAAAAATGGCGGTCGGTGGTGGGAAAATTTGTGTCGTAACGGGTGGCGGTGGGCGGATCACGGTGGTGGATGTGGTGGCGGAACCGGTAAGGATGTGGGTGGTTGATCCACCCCGGCCGGAAAGTGAAGTAATATCCGTTCATATTATGAGAAGACCATGTAATAATAGATTATGA